A stretch of DNA from Staphylococcus sp. KG4-3:
TTAAAATGTAAATTGTAAATTTTGTCACTATTCAACTTCAAAGCTTTAAGCATAATAACTTAGATAAATGTTAAAAATTAAGTAAAAGTTAAAATCTATAAAACATGAATTTCCTCTATATAATTATATAGAGGAATTAAAAAGATCAAAGTAAAATATTAATGCTAATCAGTTATGACTTCACTCTCAACTTCATGAATCATTTGTGTAATTTGATTATATTCATTCAAAACAGCAACTTTTGGGGCATGTGTAGAAAGCTCTTCTTCCTTCAGTTGAACATAACTCATAATGATTACCACATCATCCACTTCAACTAATCTAGAGGCCGCGCCATTCAAACAAATCTTACCACTACCTCGTTCACCTTCAATCACATAT
This window harbors:
- the panD gene encoding aspartate 1-decarboxylase — protein: MIRTMMNGKIHRARVTESNLNYVGSITIDKDLLEAVDILPNEKVAIVNNNNGARFETYVIEGERGSGKICLNGAASRLVEVDDVVIIMSYVQLKEEELSTHAPKVAVLNEYNQITQMIHEVESEVITD